One part of the Thermodesulfovibrio sp. 3462-1 genome encodes these proteins:
- a CDS encoding YdcF family protein, which translates to MFFLKKFLTSLILPPGILIIIFLLIAVLEKKRKFIRFLAILSALFVYLISIEPVKDLLFYPLERHKAFEELNADAIVILGGGTYSVGSLNEDTLNRLFAGYVVYKKTKLPVIVSGGAIEGKISEAAAIAQMLKELGVESGKIIEESKSKDTSQNAFYVSEICRQKNFKKLILVTSAYHMKRAEKLFKKTGLNVLPYPADFKKSNHYNIYSFLPKFSNFALSSKAIREYLALLIV; encoded by the coding sequence ATGTTTTTTCTGAAAAAATTTCTGACTTCCTTGATTTTGCCACCTGGCATCTTAATAATAATTTTTCTTTTGATAGCAGTATTAGAGAAAAAAAGAAAATTTATTCGCTTTTTAGCAATTTTATCAGCTTTATTTGTTTATTTAATATCTATTGAGCCTGTAAAGGATTTGTTGTTTTATCCACTTGAAAGACATAAAGCTTTTGAAGAATTAAATGCTGATGCCATTGTTATACTTGGAGGAGGTACCTATTCCGTAGGCTCTCTTAATGAGGATACATTAAACAGGTTATTTGCAGGCTATGTGGTTTATAAAAAAACTAAACTTCCTGTTATTGTTTCTGGTGGAGCTATAGAAGGAAAGATTTCAGAGGCAGCAGCAATTGCTCAAATGTTAAAAGAATTGGGAGTTGAATCTGGTAAAATTATTGAAGAAAGTAAAAGCAAGGATACATCTCAGAATGCTTTTTATGTCAGTGAAATATGCAGGCAAAAGAATTTTAAAAAATTAATTCTTGTTACATCAGCCTATCATATGAAGAGGGCAGAAAAACTTTTTAAAAAAACAGGCCTTAATGTATTGCCTTATCCTGCAGATTTCAAAAAAAGTAACCATTACAATATTTACAGTTTTTTACCAAAATTTAGCAATTTTGCGCTTTCATCAAAAGCAATAAGAGAATACCTCGCTTTATTAATAGTTTAA
- the panC gene encoding pantoate--beta-alanine ligase codes for METIRIPRIMREISKDLRAKGKSIGFVPTMGALHEGHISLIKRAKQENDITVVSIFVNPTQFAPGEDYEKYPRDVESDKEKLQTIEIDYLFLPDVESLYPKGYSTYVTVEGLSDKLCGKFRPGHFRGVATVVCKLFNIVRPTRAYFGQKDYQQSLIIRRMVEDLNFDIDIVVCHTIRHEDGLAMSSRNLYLNEQERKSATVIYKALQQGEKLLKEGAEPLDVKLKMMEVIKKESLVKEIQYVGVFDPETLDEAKEKQKKYLLAVALKIGDTRLIDNLLVEV; via the coding sequence ATGGAAACAATAAGAATACCAAGAATAATGAGGGAAATATCCAAAGATTTAAGAGCAAAGGGGAAATCTATAGGATTTGTTCCCACAATGGGTGCTCTTCATGAAGGACATATCTCTTTGATAAAAAGAGCAAAGCAAGAAAATGATATTACTGTTGTAAGCATCTTTGTAAATCCAACACAGTTTGCTCCAGGAGAAGATTATGAAAAATATCCAAGAGATGTGGAGTCAGACAAAGAAAAACTACAAACTATTGAAATTGATTATCTATTTCTACCCGATGTTGAATCTCTTTATCCAAAAGGATACAGCACTTATGTAACAGTAGAAGGTCTCAGTGACAAACTTTGTGGAAAATTTAGACCGGGCCATTTCCGAGGTGTTGCCACAGTGGTTTGCAAGCTTTTTAACATTGTAAGACCTACAAGGGCATATTTTGGCCAGAAAGATTACCAGCAATCATTAATAATCAGGAGAATGGTTGAGGACTTAAATTTTGACATTGACATTGTTGTCTGTCATACAATAAGGCATGAAGATGGATTAGCAATGAGTTCACGAAATCTCTATTTAAATGAACAAGAGAGAAAATCAGCAACTGTTATATACAAAGCTTTACAGCAAGGGGAAAAACTTTTAAAAGAAGGAGCTGAACCATTGGATGTAAAGTTGAAAATGATGGAAGTTATTAAAAAAGAATCACTTGTAAAAGAAATCCAATATGTTGGAGTCTTTGATCCAGAGACACTTGATGAAGCAAAAGAAAAACAGAAAAAATACTTACTTGCTGTTGCTTTAAAAATTGGAGATACAAGATTGATTGACAATCTTCTTGTTGAAGTCTAA
- a CDS encoding HD domain-containing phosphohydrolase yields MFEEVSQILVVDDEAVNLELISAIFIDSPNIVILTARDGVEALEILKNHTPDVIVLDIRMPRMNGIEVLEVLKSDSRTSHIPVVVLSGDDRERKNALKHGANDFIPKPFDAEELKLRVINNLQVKKYQDLVRNINEVLQKELMKKTKELREALELAKEAEYEMVVKFGMISEFRDEETGQHIRRISYYSKLLAQLIGLPESEQNIIFYASPLHDVGKVGIPDNILKKPGPLTPEEFEIMKLHTIIGGRILTSQPKFITLQAGKIIAEQHHEKWDGSGYPYGLKGEEIHIYARIVAVCDVFDAITSDRVYRPAFSIEQAIDIMKKGRESHFDPQLLDIFLNNFDEFLKIRETFKD; encoded by the coding sequence ATGTTTGAAGAAGTTTCCCAAATTTTAGTAGTTGATGATGAAGCTGTAAACCTGGAATTAATATCTGCTATTTTTATAGATTCTCCAAATATTGTGATTCTTACAGCAAGGGATGGAGTAGAAGCATTGGAAATTCTAAAAAACCACACTCCTGATGTCATTGTTCTTGATATAAGAATGCCAAGAATGAACGGGATAGAGGTTTTAGAAGTTTTAAAATCTGATTCTCGAACATCACACATTCCTGTTGTTGTTCTTTCTGGAGATGATAGGGAAAGAAAAAATGCTTTAAAACATGGAGCAAATGACTTTATTCCAAAACCCTTTGATGCAGAAGAGCTAAAACTCAGGGTGATTAACAATTTACAGGTTAAAAAATATCAAGATTTAGTAAGAAATATAAATGAAGTTTTGCAGAAAGAGTTAATGAAAAAAACAAAGGAACTGAGAGAGGCACTTGAGCTTGCAAAAGAAGCAGAGTATGAAATGGTGGTAAAATTTGGTATGATTTCTGAATTCAGAGACGAAGAAACAGGACAGCACATTAGAAGAATTAGTTATTATTCCAAGCTTCTTGCTCAGCTTATAGGACTGCCAGAGTCAGAACAAAATATTATATTTTATGCATCACCATTACATGATGTTGGTAAGGTAGGGATTCCAGACAATATTTTGAAAAAGCCTGGTCCGCTAACTCCTGAAGAATTTGAAATAATGAAGCTTCATACTATTATAGGTGGAAGAATTTTGACTTCCCAGCCAAAATTTATCACTTTACAAGCAGGAAAAATAATTGCTGAACAACACCATGAAAAATGGGATGGCTCTGGATATCCCTACGGGCTAAAAGGAGAAGAAATACACATTTATGCAAGAATTGTTGCTGTATGCGATGTTTTTGATGCTATAACATCAGATAGGGTTTACAGGCCAGCTTTTAGTATTGAGCAAGCAATTGATATTATGAAAAAAGGCAGGGAAAGCCATTTTGATCCTCAACTTTTAGATATTTTCCTTAATAATTTTGATGAATTTCTTAAAATCAGGGAAACATTTAAAGATTAG
- the dtd gene encoding D-aminoacyl-tRNA deacylase codes for MIALLQRVSKASIEVEGKKVSEIGKGIVVFIGIQKQDSEKDAQYLANKIINLRIFEDSEGKMNLSVKDISGEIMVVSEFTLAGDCKKGLRPSFDRAMPPLQAQKLYNQFIDFLKNTGISVKTGVFRSYMHVYLVNEGPVTFILNTR; via the coding sequence ATGATTGCATTATTGCAAAGAGTAAGTAAAGCAAGCATAGAAGTTGAAGGGAAAAAGGTATCAGAAATTGGGAAAGGTATTGTTGTTTTTATCGGGATACAGAAGCAGGACAGTGAAAAAGATGCCCAATATCTTGCAAATAAGATTATTAATCTGAGAATTTTTGAAGACAGCGAAGGTAAAATGAATTTGTCAGTAAAAGATATTTCTGGTGAAATCATGGTTGTATCAGAGTTTACTCTTGCAGGTGATTGTAAAAAAGGGCTGAGACCTTCCTTTGACAGAGCAATGCCTCCTCTGCAGGCTCAGAAATTGTATAATCAATTTATTGACTTTTTGAAAAATACAGGAATCTCTGTAAAAACAGGAGTATTCAGAAGCTATATGCATGTATATCTGGTAAATGAAGGACCTGTCACATTTATATTAAATACGAGGTGA
- a CDS encoding Fe-S-containing hydro-lyase yields MINIETPLTDEVVENLKAGDIVLINGYVYTARDAAHKKIVGLIKNDAPLPFDLKGQIIYYVGPTPAPPGKVIGSAGPTTSSRMDSYAPLLLSLGLKGMIGKGQRSEEVRQAIKKYKAVYFLATGGVGALLSKHIVSAQEIAFPELGPESVKKLLLKDFPVIVAIDCYGADIFKR; encoded by the coding sequence ATGATAAATATTGAAACACCGCTTACAGATGAAGTGGTGGAAAATTTAAAAGCAGGAGATATTGTTTTAATAAATGGCTATGTCTATACAGCAAGGGATGCGGCACATAAAAAAATTGTTGGATTAATAAAAAATGATGCACCGTTACCCTTTGACCTGAAAGGACAGATAATATACTACGTAGGACCAACACCTGCGCCTCCAGGAAAGGTTATAGGTTCAGCAGGACCAACGACTTCATCAAGGATGGATTCATATGCTCCCCTTCTTCTTTCCCTTGGACTCAAAGGAATGATAGGTAAGGGACAACGTTCAGAAGAAGTCAGGCAAGCTATAAAGAAATACAAAGCTGTTTATTTTCTTGCAACAGGCGGAGTTGGAGCACTCCTAAGCAAACACATAGTTTCAGCACAGGAGATAGCTTTTCCTGAGCTTGGTCCTGAATCAGTGAAAAAACTTTTACTTAAAGATTTTCCTGTGATTGTTGCCATAGACTGTTACGGAGCAGATATATTTAAAAGATAA
- a CDS encoding fumarate hydratase: MRKISKEEIIETVRKLYMDTVICLPEDVSKALNEAYQVESGLAKEILRQIIENQKIAIEDKIPLCQDTGVVVIFVEWGTEVIYEDGDPMDAFNEGVRLAVRDGYLRASVVDDPVFERKNTKDNTPCIVHFELTPGDKLKITLAPKGAGSENMSALRMLKPAQGLQGVKDFVIETVKNAGGNPCPPIIVGVGIGGNFEKSAILAKKALLRKLGQPNKNPAYAQLERELLEEINSLNIGPMGIGGNTTALAVHIEYAPCHIASLPVAVNIQCHCARHKEAEI; this comes from the coding sequence ATGAGGAAAATCAGCAAGGAAGAGATTATAGAAACAGTTAGAAAACTTTACATGGATACAGTGATCTGTCTGCCTGAGGATGTTTCAAAGGCATTGAACGAGGCTTATCAGGTTGAATCTGGATTAGCAAAAGAAATACTCAGACAGATTATAGAAAATCAAAAAATAGCTATTGAAGATAAAATCCCCCTTTGTCAGGACACAGGCGTTGTTGTTATTTTTGTTGAATGGGGAACTGAAGTAATTTATGAAGATGGTGATCCTATGGATGCTTTCAATGAAGGTGTAAGGCTTGCAGTAAGAGATGGATATTTAAGGGCTTCGGTAGTGGATGATCCTGTTTTTGAAAGAAAAAATACAAAGGACAACACCCCTTGCATTGTTCATTTTGAATTAACTCCTGGAGACAAGCTAAAAATCACACTTGCACCAAAAGGAGCAGGTAGTGAAAATATGTCTGCTCTTCGGATGCTTAAACCTGCTCAAGGACTTCAGGGAGTGAAAGATTTTGTTATTGAAACAGTAAAAAATGCAGGAGGCAATCCCTGTCCGCCAATAATAGTTGGAGTTGGCATTGGAGGAAACTTTGAAAAATCAGCAATTCTCGCTAAGAAAGCTCTTTTAAGAAAGCTGGGACAACCTAACAAGAATCCTGCCTATGCTCAGCTTGAGAGAGAATTGTTGGAGGAAATAAACTCTCTTAATATCGGTCCTATGGGCATTGGTGGTAATACTACAGCACTGGCTGTTCACATTGAGTATGCCCCATGTCATATTGCATCACTTCCTGTTGCAGTAAATATTCAGTGCCATTGTGCAAGACACAAGGAGGCAGAAATATGA
- a CDS encoding alcohol dehydrogenase catalytic domain-containing protein encodes MKSAYLICPNKIEVVEKPVPTINEGEVLVRIKAALTCGTDLKAYLRGHPLIPMPGPFGHEFSGVIEDVGKGVNGFKTGDAVMLVHTAPCGDCVYCKRGLFNLCDTLTKEMMLGAFAEYIVVKERVVRQNMFHKPENIDFEEAAFLEPLSCIVHGVKALNPKKEDRILIIGTGPVGLLFLQVLKSMGISVVVMGRNKNKLALAESLGADKVYNYQENPVDFTDGFGFDSVIECTGQKEIWVKSVNYVRKGGMSLLFGGLKTGTEVCYDAGRLHYGEITLKGVFHYTPEDVKDAVNLIKSGKLKLKELISGKFSLSEISQAFEKLSRGEGIKYLIEI; translated from the coding sequence ATGAAATCAGCCTATCTCATATGCCCAAATAAAATTGAAGTTGTAGAAAAACCTGTTCCCACAATAAATGAAGGAGAAGTTCTTGTCCGCATAAAAGCAGCACTTACCTGTGGCACTGATCTTAAAGCCTATTTAAGAGGACATCCTCTCATTCCCATGCCAGGACCTTTTGGCCATGAATTTTCCGGAGTTATTGAGGATGTTGGTAAAGGTGTAAATGGCTTCAAAACCGGAGATGCAGTTATGCTTGTTCACACAGCACCATGTGGAGATTGCGTGTATTGTAAAAGAGGACTTTTTAATCTCTGCGATACTCTAACAAAGGAAATGATGCTTGGTGCTTTTGCTGAATATATTGTTGTAAAGGAAAGAGTTGTAAGGCAGAACATGTTTCACAAGCCAGAAAATATAGATTTTGAAGAAGCTGCTTTTTTAGAACCTCTTTCCTGTATAGTTCACGGAGTAAAGGCTCTTAATCCCAAAAAGGAAGACCGAATTCTCATAATAGGAACAGGTCCGGTTGGTCTTCTTTTTCTTCAGGTTTTAAAAAGTATGGGTATAAGTGTGGTAGTTATGGGAAGAAATAAGAATAAGCTTGCTCTGGCTGAAAGCCTTGGTGCTGATAAAGTTTACAATTATCAAGAAAATCCAGTTGATTTTACTGATGGTTTCGGTTTTGACAGTGTTATTGAATGCACAGGACAAAAGGAAATATGGGTTAAATCAGTAAATTATGTGAGAAAAGGTGGCATGAGTTTGCTTTTTGGAGGACTCAAGACTGGCACAGAGGTATGCTATGATGCAGGCAGACTTCACTATGGCGAAATAACACTTAAAGGTGTGTTTCATTATACTCCAGAGGATGTTAAAGATGCTGTGAATTTAATTAAATCTGGTAAGCTAAAGCTCAAAGAGCTTATCTCAGGAAAATTTTCTCTTTCTGAGATTTCTCAAGCATTTGAAAAACTATCAAGAGGGGAGGGTATTAAGTATTTAATTGAGATATGA
- the rsmI gene encoding 16S rRNA (cytidine(1402)-2'-O)-methyltransferase: MSQGRLYIVATPIGNLEDITLRAIETLKKVDYIACEDTEHSLKLLNHYEIKKPLISYWSEKEKVRAEEIIEKIRSGHSVALITDAGTPGISDPGAVVIGRAIEEGIELIPIPGVTALITALSISGLPTEEFTFIGFLPVKQSQRKKKLLELSIEKRTLVFYEAPHRILQTLEDMLDVFGDRVCCVARELTKMFEEVLRGRLSEVIEKLENSKIAGEYVIIIEGAHETTQSFEEALIEVKDLMKKGKGRKEAVRIVAELYGLSKKELYEKSLKMDEIQ; this comes from the coding sequence ATGTCTCAGGGAAGGCTTTATATAGTAGCAACGCCAATTGGTAATCTTGAGGACATAACTTTAAGGGCAATTGAGACTTTAAAAAAAGTTGACTATATTGCCTGTGAAGATACAGAGCACAGTCTAAAACTTCTTAACCATTACGAAATAAAGAAACCTCTTATAAGTTACTGGTCAGAGAAAGAAAAAGTGCGTGCAGAAGAAATAATTGAAAAAATTCGTTCAGGACATTCAGTTGCGCTTATTACTGATGCTGGAACTCCAGGAATATCAGACCCTGGTGCTGTGGTTATCGGAAGGGCTATTGAAGAAGGGATAGAACTCATACCAATCCCGGGTGTAACAGCCTTGATAACTGCATTGAGTATTTCTGGACTTCCTACAGAAGAATTCACTTTTATAGGCTTTCTTCCTGTTAAACAGTCGCAGAGAAAAAAGAAACTTCTTGAACTGAGCATAGAAAAAAGAACCCTTGTTTTTTATGAAGCACCGCACAGGATTTTGCAAACCCTTGAAGACATGCTGGATGTCTTCGGAGACAGAGTTTGCTGTGTTGCAAGAGAGCTTACTAAGATGTTTGAAGAGGTTTTAAGAGGTAGGCTTTCAGAAGTAATTGAAAAACTTGAAAATTCTAAGATAGCAGGTGAATATGTTATAATCATCGAAGGTGCTCATGAGACTACTCAGAGCTTTGAAGAGGCTTTGATTGAAGTAAAAGATCTTATGAAAAAAGGAAAAGGAAGAAAAGAAGCTGTTAGAATAGTAGCTGAGCTTTATGGATTGAGCAAAAAAGAACTCTATGAAAAAAGCTTAAAAATGGATGAAATACAATGA
- a CDS encoding NAD+ synthase: MRTLRLALCQINLVVGDIEGNLEKILSYIDKAVTKQAEIIVFPELAITGYNPEDLLFYPAFIKKAEEALNEIIKNVKDFIVIAGLPVKKDDLYNSAAIIANQSLIDVYHKIYLPNYSVFDEMRYFKPGSRIPVYEYDGVFFAVNICEDIFHPSLPGLIQVANSAELIINISASPFYAGKYQKKTRMLTTRAYDMGVYVCYLNMVGGQDEIVFDGRSLIISPSGDIMAMGKAFEEDLIIADLDIEEVTRTRLREPKIRWEICFGDREIIKIPLKRKAKSKVVLSRKESAYEMTEEEEIFKALTTGLRDYVNKNGFKKVCLGLSGGIDSSFVALIAVEALGRDRVIGVFMPSRYTSKESRQDVYELVKNLGIELIEVSIDELFEEYLKSLSDTFKDLPQDVTEENIQSRIRGNILMAVSNKFGWLVITTGNKSELSVGYATLYGDMAGGYAVIKDVYKTQVYRVARWASRGRIPERVFKKPPSAELKPGQIDQDTLPPYEVLDRILYLHIEKCMGQQEIIEKDFDRDTVKKVLQMVKRAEFKRRQAPLGIKVSPVCLGKDWRFPITNRFGG; this comes from the coding sequence ATGAGAACCCTGAGATTAGCACTATGCCAGATAAATCTTGTTGTTGGAGATATTGAAGGGAATCTTGAGAAGATTCTTTCATACATTGATAAAGCAGTGACTAAACAAGCAGAAATTATTGTTTTTCCAGAGCTTGCCATAACCGGATACAATCCTGAAGACCTTCTTTTTTATCCAGCTTTTATAAAAAAAGCAGAGGAAGCTTTAAATGAGATAATTAAAAATGTTAAAGATTTCATAGTAATTGCTGGTTTGCCAGTGAAAAAGGATGATCTTTATAACTCTGCTGCTATTATTGCAAATCAAAGCTTGATTGATGTTTATCATAAAATTTATCTTCCCAATTACAGTGTCTTTGATGAGATGAGATATTTTAAGCCTGGAAGCAGAATTCCTGTTTATGAATATGATGGAGTATTTTTTGCTGTGAATATATGTGAAGACATCTTTCATCCCTCTCTTCCCGGGCTTATTCAGGTAGCAAACAGTGCGGAATTAATAATAAATATAAGTGCATCACCATTTTATGCAGGGAAGTATCAGAAAAAAACAAGAATGCTTACAACAAGAGCCTATGACATGGGAGTTTATGTCTGCTACTTAAACATGGTTGGTGGACAGGATGAGATAGTTTTTGATGGGAGAAGTCTTATTATTTCACCATCAGGTGATATTATGGCTATGGGAAAAGCCTTTGAGGAAGATTTAATAATTGCAGATCTTGATATTGAGGAAGTCACAAGAACAAGACTGCGTGAGCCAAAGATAAGATGGGAAATTTGTTTTGGAGATAGAGAAATTATTAAAATTCCGTTAAAAAGAAAAGCAAAAAGCAAAGTCGTTCTGAGCAGAAAAGAGTCTGCATATGAAATGACTGAAGAAGAGGAGATTTTCAAGGCTTTAACCACAGGATTGAGAGATTATGTTAACAAAAATGGCTTTAAAAAAGTATGTCTTGGATTAAGTGGAGGAATTGACTCTTCCTTTGTTGCATTGATTGCAGTAGAGGCACTGGGTAGAGATAGAGTTATTGGTGTTTTTATGCCATCAAGATACACATCAAAGGAAAGCAGACAAGATGTATATGAGCTTGTAAAAAATCTTGGAATTGAATTAATTGAAGTTTCCATTGATGAACTTTTTGAGGAATATCTTAAATCCCTTTCAGATACCTTTAAGGACCTTCCCCAGGATGTTACAGAAGAAAACATCCAGAGCAGAATCCGTGGTAACATTCTCATGGCAGTTTCAAACAAATTTGGATGGCTTGTAATAACAACAGGAAATAAGTCAGAACTATCTGTTGGTTATGCAACCCTGTATGGTGACATGGCTGGTGGATATGCAGTAATTAAGGATGTTTATAAAACTCAGGTTTACAGAGTTGCAAGATGGGCATCCCGTGGAAGGATTCCTGAAAGAGTATTTAAAAAGCCGCCTTCTGCAGAGCTTAAACCAGGACAGATTGATCAGGATACACTACCACCTTATGAAGTGCTTGACAGGATTTTATATCTTCACATTGAAAAATGTATGGGACAGCAAGAAATAATTGAAAAAGATTTTGACAGAGACACTGTAAAAAAGGTGCTACAGATGGTCAAAAGAGCAGAATTTAAAAGACGACAGGCACCTTTGGGCATAAAGGTATCCCCTGTCTGTCTTGGTAAAGACTGGCGTTTTCCTATAACAAACAGGTTTGGAGGATAG
- a CDS encoding type I restriction enzyme HsdR N-terminal domain-containing protein → MYLPLNKTPDSPEERKELIGDILKQQEELFAQSIGYIQRLMIQYLIERGYTLDNIELNRGYEVVVSEKERFITSVDILIRLQEKVLYAIKCTPASIESWERFMLAFCRVVEPYQIPFAMVTDGRQGRLINILTGEVKETMDIPKKEDLFASSLKFMPYPSEKLPKEKRILYAFDAIKCCPTCNI, encoded by the coding sequence ATGTATTTACCACTTAATAAAACGCCAGATTCTCCAGAAGAAAGGAAGGAACTTATTGGAGATATTCTCAAGCAACAGGAAGAACTTTTTGCGCAAAGCATCGGATACATTCAAAGGTTAATGATTCAATATTTAATTGAGCGTGGCTATACATTGGACAACATTGAGCTTAACAGAGGCTATGAAGTTGTTGTTTCTGAGAAAGAAAGGTTTATAACCAGTGTAGATATACTTATCAGGCTACAGGAAAAGGTTTTGTATGCTATAAAATGCACTCCTGCAAGTATTGAGTCATGGGAAAGATTTATGCTTGCTTTTTGTAGAGTTGTTGAGCCCTATCAGATTCCATTTGCTATGGTAACAGATGGAAGACAGGGAAGGTTGATAAATATCCTTACAGGAGAAGTTAAAGAAACAATGGATATTCCAAAAAAAGAGGATTTGTTTGCTTCATCCCTGAAATTTATGCCATATCCTTCTGAAAAGCTACCAAAGGAAAAAAGAATACTTTATGCCTTTGATGCAATAAAATGCTGTCCAACCTGTAATATATGA
- a CDS encoding HesA/MoeB/ThiF family protein, translating into MDFLRYNRQMLIDGWGQEGQKKLKNSTVFIAGAGGLGSPVSIYLAVAGVGKIIICDFDSVEITNLNRQILHSHTRIGINKALSAKITLSAINPDVEVIPVTEKITAENAHALVADSQIIMDCMDNLETRYILNEVAINKGIPLVFGAIYGAQGMLSFIQPPETPCLKCLFPEAPPKETFPVVGATPGVIGALQALEAIKYLVGIGKNLKNKLFVWDGMSQDFKTFKAQKDPACPVCGKINKAIQ; encoded by the coding sequence ATGGATTTCTTAAGATATAACCGTCAGATGCTAATAGATGGATGGGGACAGGAAGGTCAAAAAAAGCTTAAGAATTCCACTGTATTTATTGCTGGTGCAGGTGGTCTTGGAAGCCCTGTTTCAATTTATCTTGCTGTTGCAGGAGTGGGAAAAATAATCATATGTGACTTTGACAGTGTAGAAATTACTAATTTAAATAGGCAGATACTGCACAGTCATACAAGAATCGGGATTAATAAAGCTCTTTCAGCAAAGATTACCCTTAGTGCAATAAATCCTGATGTGGAAGTAATTCCTGTTACCGAAAAGATTACAGCAGAAAATGCTCATGCTCTTGTAGCAGATTCACAGATAATCATGGACTGTATGGATAATCTTGAGACAAGGTATATTCTTAATGAAGTTGCAATAAACAAGGGTATTCCTCTTGTTTTTGGTGCAATTTATGGAGCACAGGGAATGTTAAGTTTTATTCAGCCTCCTGAAACACCATGTCTTAAATGTCTTTTTCCTGAAGCACCACCGAAAGAGACATTTCCCGTGGTAGGTGCAACTCCTGGAGTAATAGGAGCGCTTCAGGCACTGGAAGCAATAAAGTATCTGGTAGGAATTGGCAAGAATCTTAAAAACAAGCTTTTTGTTTGGGATGGAATGAGCCAAGACTTTAAAACTTTCAAAGCCCAGAAAGACCCCGCCTGCCCAGTGTGTGGCAAAATAAATAAAGCTATTCAATAA
- the trpS gene encoding tryptophan--tRNA ligase codes for MDRVLSGMQPSGPLHLGNLVGALSNWVRLQDKYECYFFVADWHALTTGYGNPSQIKQWTVDLLMNFIAAGLDPEKSTIFIQSQVPEHAELHIFLSMITPLGWLERVPTYKEKKEQIKDKDLDTYGFLGYPVLQTADIIIYRAKYVPVGIDQVPHLEISREIARRFNYLYGKEFFPEPEALLTEFPKVPGTDGRKMSKSYGNAIYLSDDEKTVTEKIRTMVTDPARKRRTDKGDPQKCPVFDLHKIFSTEEEKKEIIEGCSTAGIGCVDCKKILIKHVINTLKPIWDKRQHIIDNPSLLIEIAREGSTKAKKIAGETLKEMKEVIGWIS; via the coding sequence ATGGACAGAGTTCTAAGTGGAATGCAGCCAAGCGGACCACTTCATCTTGGAAATCTTGTTGGAGCTCTTTCAAACTGGGTGAGGCTTCAGGACAAATATGAATGCTATTTTTTTGTTGCAGACTGGCATGCATTGACAACTGGATATGGAAATCCTTCGCAGATAAAACAATGGACAGTTGATCTTCTTATGAATTTTATTGCAGCAGGGCTTGACCCTGAAAAATCAACCATATTCATTCAGTCACAGGTCCCTGAACATGCAGAACTTCATATATTTTTAAGCATGATTACACCACTTGGATGGCTTGAAAGAGTCCCCACTTACAAAGAGAAGAAAGAGCAGATTAAAGATAAAGACCTTGATACCTATGGATTTCTTGGTTATCCAGTACTTCAGACAGCAGACATAATAATTTATCGGGCAAAGTATGTACCTGTTGGAATTGACCAAGTTCCACATCTTGAGATTTCTCGTGAAATTGCAAGAAGATTTAACTATCTTTATGGAAAAGAGTTTTTCCCTGAGCCAGAGGCTTTGCTTACAGAGTTTCCGAAGGTACCCGGGACTGATGGAAGAAAGATGTCAAAGAGCTATGGAAATGCCATTTATCTAAGTGATGATGAAAAAACAGTTACAGAAAAAATAAGAACAATGGTTACTGACCCAGCACGCAAAAGAAGAACAGACAAAGGAGACCCTCAGAAATGCCCTGTTTTTGATCTGCACAAAATATTCTCCACAGAGGAGGAAAAAAAGGAAATAATTGAAGGCTGCAGTACAGCAGGCATTGGCTGCGTTGACTGTAAAAAAATTCTTATAAAACATGTAATTAATACTTTAAAACCCATATGGGACAAAAGACAGCATATAATTGATAATCCTTCTTTGCTGATTGAAATTGCCCGTGAAGGCTCTACAAAGGCAAAGAAAATAGCTGGAGAGACTCTCAAAGAAATGAAAGAGGTCATTGGATGGATTTCTTAA